Below is a window of Peromyscus eremicus chromosome 22, PerEre_H2_v1, whole genome shotgun sequence DNA.
CAGCACGCTGTTGGGTAGCTTGGAACGTACCATCTCCTTTTTGGCATTGGCGCCCGTGATCTTGCCGTCCACCGGGGATAGGGTGTAGAAGATCTCATCATACATAGGCTTGTCTCGGGCCACCACCCACTCGGCATCATCAATACCTTCCCCGGCCCCCTCTCCATAGCCATGCCCGAAGGGGCCTTGTAGGGTTCCCTCAAATGCCCCGCCTTTCACCATCTGGACAGGTCGCTGGGTCTCTTCCTGGCGCACCAGCACCATGAGCTGGGCAATGTCGTGTGCCAGCATGTCATCGACCACCTCCAGGAGCTTGCTCTTCAGTGGCTGGAATTTGCTGAAGTCCTGGGCCTGCAGCTGGtcctgggaagagaaagaaaaaggcgGAAGTAGAATACAAGGGAAGCTCTTCCAGATCAAGGAAGGTGCTTCCTGTTAACTATGGAATGCTTTCCCAATTACCTTTCTGGTGAGCAGTGAGGCCAAGGGACGGTGTGAGGGGAGCAACAAGGGCCTGAGGGGCTAAGGATGGGTCTTTTTATGAAGAACCAGAACAAGAGCAAGAGCTGGGGAACCAAGGCAACAAGTGCTGGTTTGTTGATTTACATCTCTTTAAATATTATTACAAAAGGTAACTCATACATTTCTTGCCAAGTTTTGGCTGTCAAATGGTGACTCTTGAAGGTGGTGGCCCTCTGAGATGTGGGTCTCCAGGAAAGCTTATGTTTGAAAAACACACAAGCCTACTGGTTCATTCTTCTCGGTACCCTGGGAGGTAGAGAAGTCACATACCATTCATACGTAGTGAGAAGGTCAAGGTGACGGGGATTGAAAATTAGGGTAACTAAAACCACCACAAAAGCCGAAGGTCACTCCCAGCCTTACAGTTCGCAATCAGGATACTCACTGGAATTGCCTGGCTAGAGGTCTCAAAAGTCTGGACCCCTGCTGAGAATTCTGACCTAGTAGGCACGGGCAGGCATGTTGACCTTACAAAAGCTGTTTACCTTGCCAGGGTTATCCACCCAATTCATAAAAGAAAGATGCTCTCCTTTGAAGACCTTTGCAGTCTTGAAAGGTCCTCAACCTAGAGCATCCCATCTCAACTTGCttctagtccagtggttctcaaccttcctaacgctacaaccctttaatactgCTCCTCATGATGTAGTAGTGATCCCCAAACGatgacattatttttgttgctacttcataactataattttgctactgttatgaatagtaatgtaaatatctgtgttttctgatggttttaggcaAGCCCAGTGGGAGGGTCGCTCTGTctcaaagggtcatgacccacatgttgagaaccactgttctagaaggACACAGTTGCTCATGCTGCCCTAGTCTGGCCACAGCAATCTCATTATGTGGGTGGGGAAGAGGCCAGGGAACAAGGATGGGCACACTGAATCCACTGCAGAAAATGTAAAGGCTACCCACAGCTACAGTTCAAGGGCTGGCAGGCTACTTCTCACCTCTTCTCTAGGGCTGGGCCAGGGAGAAGGGCTGTGGAGAGCAAAACAGGGCTCTATGCTAAGGGCCTTGCAGACAAGATATTTCACTGGGTTCCCAGCACTTGTGTACAAAGCCCTTTGCAGCCCGTTTATAAATAACATGAAGACTCAGTGTGAATCTGGTCTCTGTGGTGTGGTGGCTTCTTGCTTGGCTCCTAGGGACAGTTCCTAGCTTTTCTACTTAAGGCTTATGTGAATGCTTTTCTGGGAAAATTCTAAGACCTCAGCTGGTTCTTGTATAAAAGGCAGATGAAGATTCTCCTTCtgagaaccacacacacacacacacacacacacacacacacacacacacacacacagactcacacacaaatCCTAAGTGGTGGCCCTAGGTTCAAAGGCTTTCAACATATGCCAAAGATGCTGTGTGTCACAAACTGTTCCCATGAAGGAGTTCAGAGGTAAACCTAAGCACTTAAGAGTCTGTATCATTATTCTAGAGATAGTAGAGATGTGTCCTTCACTAGATAAGGTCTTCATTGTCATCAAACACACCCGTGTCTATAGGGACACTGGACTGTTTCTCCCCTGGCTCGGCTAGGGCACTTGCTATGAGTGACAGGTCATCAGGAAGGACATGTCTAACGTCACCTCCTTGCATTCTGACTTTGGGTTTCTCCTAGGAGCTCTGTCAGCCCCCTTCATCCTCTGGCAGCCAGCTAGGGTGACACTGTCTCTCACTGTAGGGTCCCTGACCCTCATTACCTGCATCCTCTTCAGGTTGGGAAAGTCCCCGGGGGAGATCTGGTGCTCTCGCTCAATCCGGCCATAAATCTCAGCCAGGTTGTTCACCAGCTCCTTCTTTTTGGTGTCCTTTCCAAACACCGAGggcatttctttcttcaaggagcTGATGATGTAGGCGTGGACCTGACAAAGAgggacagaggacaacctcatTAGGAGCCCGAACTGGCCCCTCTAGTCCCTCCTCCCGCCTCGGCTTCTGAAaccatctctctctccatccctcacaGTGCTGGGCTAGCACGGTGAGAATATCAGGAAGGAAGGTCATAGAGGTGGAGGTGAGAATACGCCATGGCTGCTGCTGTTGTAGACACTGTCAACCCGCTGAGCACCAAGGCATCTAGTACAGTGATGAAGGTTTTCACACTCAGTTTCTCTTCATCCTCCATCAGTCCATTCAGtttataaatacagaaaaagacacagagaaactgtaaAACATAGCCATCCTGGGGATCACTGAGGTGGTCATGGAGTCAACCTGGCCATCTAACCCACAGCCAGCCAGCAACCACCACCCACATTCTCCTATCCAAGGGACCTCAGTTCTTGCAACTGACCCCTACCTATGAAACTGTCTGTACTTCATCTGCTGGGGGTAGTCTTACCTTGGCCAGCCGGGCCCTCTTGATGAGATCATTGAGCTTTCGAAGGGCAGCATTACGGGGTAGACTCTGGATGTCTCTGAACAAGTCCTGCTCTTCAGCTTCAAAGAGCTTCCGGTTGTCAGGAATGAGGAGAGGGTGGGACCAGAAGGAGCCAATGTAGACCCGGATCACCTCCGGTGTGTTCACGATCTTCCCCAGGGACCACATGAGGGCCCCGTACACCCGCATCAGCTGCTGGGTCTCAATCTGGTCCGCCTTGTTCAGCACGACTCGCATCTTGTCCTCATGGTTCTTGAGAGCCTTGATGACTTCCGAGAACTCGTCAGAGATGTCCAGCTTGTGGGCGTCAAAGAGCAGGATGATGCGGTCCACCCGCTCGGCAAACCATTCGAGGACAGCAGCAAAATCATACCCTGTGGCAGAGTCATAGTCAGTGGGAGGAGCTTTAGGGCATGGAAGTATAGTGAAGGGTCTGATGTAAGACAACACAGTCTTGGAAATAGTTTCTGAGTTTAGACCCTGGCTCTTCCCATGTGGTTGTTTGACCTtgagcaaatctctctctctctctctctctctctctctctctctctctctctctctctgtgtgtgtgtgtgtgtgtgtgtgtgtgtgtgtgtgtgtgtgtcacgaaTAGTAgtgaaaatcaaacccagggtctcatgcatgctacaCAAATGCTCtttcactgagctatatccccaggccTCCTTAGCATTTTCCATCTCTAGAATGGTCCTTAGGGAGTATCTGGCTAGTAGGATGAGGGCAATGATGCTCAATAAATGCTGGATTCTATCACAATCATGGCTGCTCCCATAAAGGGCGGCCTCTATCCAGTTATCTTCTTATTAAAGTTAGGGACCAGGGctcctgctgggaaaagaagtcTAGGCATTGTTTTTGTGCTGATATCTTGAGGGTCTTACTGCCTTGcagtagaccacactggccttgaacttcctttaTAGGCTGGTTTAGCCTCAAACTTGAAaagcccctgcctcagcctccaaagtgctgagatgcCAGGTGTGCATCATCATGACCACCTTGGACATCTGTTTTGAACTGGAATAAAGACTCAGAAATTCTTCACAGGGTACAATCAGCAAAACAGAAGATACAAGTGACCGATATAGGTTGGGACCACGCCCATTCCTGGTTGGGACAGAGTCCGAGTTCTTGTTACAGACTGAAGTGACTGGTTCTCCTATAGCTCCCAGGCTCACTTCCTTCCTCACTCATGTGCTGTGGCCCTGAATACTCAGATCCTATTCTGTACGGGAGTCCTTCCTGAGGATGTGACTGGGCCGCTGGCAGCCCCACCTGGTTACCTAGCACTGAGTTACTTCAAATCTGCTGGTTCCAGGAACTCTAGAGCTCTGGTTCTATTTAGTGCCAAGCAACTCTGGatcagggagaggagagaagatgtCATGGTTTGTCTATGCAGTTGGCTCCAAAAGAGGGGATTGGTTGCCAATTGGTGGGCTTTTAGGGAGTGAATGGATCATGGGGGCTCTGAGATTACCAGTGGATTAACACCTCAAGTCTGATCCAGGAGGTTTGGGTaggcatttctttcattttttttttgcacatctgtgtgtgtgtgtgtgtgtgtgtgtgtgtgtgtgtgtgtgtgtgcgcgcgcgcgcgcgcgtgcacaggTATATGCACATCTATATTCATGAATGTGGATGCCAGAGGCCAACCTTGGGTAGGTTATTCTTCAGGAACCGTCCTCCATAATTTTCAATACATATtatctcattggcctggaactaatCAAACAGTTTGTTCTGGTGCCcagaaagccccagggacccacctcTCTTAGcttccccagtgccaggattataaGTATAAGAGGATATGATCACTTCTATGCCTAGCTTTTTATTATGTGGGTAGCAGGTCCTCAAGtttgcatgacaagcactttacaaactgagctacatctccctAACAACATTGGGTACCCATTTCCCTCATATAATTAGGGAACTCTCCCTGTGGCCCCAACCTGAACAAAGTAGCCTTATCCTTCTCCATCTGCCTGCACTCAGGCTGCACACGGCAGGTACTCCATCAACATCTGTTGCACACAGTTGACATAGAGTCCTTTTCTATGATGTTCTGCCTTTTACATCTGGGAAACAGCGAACAAGCCATCTCTGGACCTTAGTTTTCCACTCTCTAAATCAGGACCCACCAATGCCTTGACCACAGGGTTGTGAAGATCAAATCTAAGAGTGGTGACATTCTTACTTATGACCCTGGCCAAATGCCCCGCCCCTTTATAAAGAACTCC
It encodes the following:
- the Ehd3 gene encoding EH domain-containing protein 3; translation: MFSWLGNDDRRRKDPEVFQTVSEGLKKLYKSKLLPLEEYYRFHEFHSPALEDADFDNKPMVLLVGQYSTGKTTFIRYLLEQDFPGMRIGPEPTTDSFIAVMQGDVEGIIPGNALVVDPKKPFRKLNAFGNAFLNRFVCAQLPNAVLESISVIDTPGILSGEKQRISRGYDFAAVLEWFAERVDRIILLFDAHKLDISDEFSEVIKALKNHEDKMRVVLNKADQIETQQLMRVYGALMWSLGKIVNTPEVIRVYIGSFWSHPLLIPDNRKLFEAEEQDLFRDIQSLPRNAALRKLNDLIKRARLAKVHAYIISSLKKEMPSVFGKDTKKKELVNNLAEIYGRIEREHQISPGDFPNLKRMQDQLQAQDFSKFQPLKSKLLEVVDDMLAHDIAQLMVLVRQEETQRPVQMVKGGAFEGTLQGPFGHGYGEGAGEGIDDAEWVVARDKPMYDEIFYTLSPVDGKITGANAKKEMVRSKLPNSVLGKIWKLADIDKDGMLDDEEFALANHLIKVKLEGHELPNELPAHLIPPSKRKISE